From the Labilibaculum sp. DW002 genome, one window contains:
- the rfbB gene encoding dTDP-glucose 4,6-dehydratase, with protein MKKNILITGGAGFIGSHVVRLFVNKYPDYNIVNLDALTYAGNLENLKDIDSKSNYTFIKGDITDLAFITDLFQKYQFEGVLHLAAESHVDRSISDPLAFITTNIVGTVNLLNAAKESWKDQMAGKKFYHISTDEVYGSLGKTGFFTEETSYDPRSPYSASKASSDHLVRAYFHTYKLPVVISNCSNNYGANQFPEKLIPLVINNIKNKKALPIYGKGDNVRDWLYVEDHALAIDSIFHDGKLGETYNIGGNNEWTNLDLVRKLCDIMDAKLDQEIGTSQKLITFVKDRAGHDQRYAIDASKIEKELDWKPSIQFEEGFEKTVDWYLDNLDWLENILSGDYEKFYEQQYNNR; from the coding sequence TTGAAAAAGAATATTTTAATAACTGGAGGAGCAGGCTTTATTGGTTCGCATGTGGTTCGATTATTTGTCAACAAATATCCCGATTATAACATTGTGAATTTAGATGCCTTAACCTATGCCGGCAATCTAGAGAATTTAAAAGATATTGATAGCAAATCGAATTATACTTTCATTAAAGGAGATATAACCGATTTAGCATTTATCACTGATTTATTTCAAAAGTATCAATTCGAAGGTGTATTGCATTTAGCCGCAGAATCTCATGTAGATCGCTCTATTTCTGACCCATTAGCATTTATTACGACCAATATTGTTGGTACCGTAAATTTATTAAATGCAGCAAAGGAAAGTTGGAAAGATCAAATGGCTGGAAAGAAATTCTATCATATTTCGACAGACGAGGTGTATGGATCCTTAGGCAAGACAGGTTTCTTTACCGAAGAAACATCTTATGATCCAAGAAGTCCATATTCTGCATCAAAGGCTAGTTCTGATCATTTGGTTCGAGCATATTTTCACACTTATAAGCTTCCTGTTGTAATTTCAAACTGTTCCAATAACTATGGAGCAAATCAGTTTCCAGAAAAGCTAATCCCACTAGTAATCAACAATATTAAAAATAAAAAAGCGCTTCCTATTTATGGAAAAGGCGATAATGTTCGAGATTGGTTGTACGTGGAAGATCATGCCTTAGCTATAGATTCCATCTTTCATGATGGAAAGTTAGGTGAGACCTATAATATTGGTGGCAATAATGAATGGACCAACCTTGATTTGGTAAGAAAGCTTTGTGATATTATGGATGCTAAACTAGATCAGGAAATAGGCACTTCCCAAAAGCTAATCACTTTTGTTAAAGATCGTGCCGGACATGATCAGCGTTATGCTATTGATGCTTCGAAAATAGAAAAAGAACTAGACTGGAAACCGAGCATTCAATTCGAAGAAGGATTTGAAAAAACCGTTGATTGGTATCTTGATAACTTGGATTGGTTAGAAAATATCCTCTCTGGAGATTACGAAAAATTTTACGAACAACAGTACAACAACAGATAA
- the metG gene encoding methionine--tRNA ligase: MTKFNRTLVTTALPYANGPVHIGHLAGVYVPADIYVRYMRMKGEDVLLIGGSDEHGVPITIKAKKEGVTPQDVVDKYHNIIKDSFEKFGISFDVYSRTSSKIHHETATEFFETLNEKAEFIEKSSEQFYDSEANQFLADRYITGTCPHCKNEKAYGDQCESCGTSLNATDLIDARSAITGNKPQLKETKHWYLPLDKYEPFLKEWILEEHKEWKPNVYGQCKSWLDNGLHPRAVTRDLNWGVPVPVEGADGKVLYVWFDAPIGYISATKEHTPDWEKYWKAEDSKMVHFIGKDNIVFHCIIFPAMLKAEGSYILPENVPSNEFLNLEGDKISTSRNWAVWLHEYLEEFPEKQDVLRYVLTANAPETKDNDFTWKDFQARNNNELVAIFGNFVNRALVLTHKYFGGLVPEAGELTDFDKETLAQIPVLKAEVEKNLETYHFREALKVAMNLARLGNKYLADTEPWKVIKTDEARVKTILNISLQISANLSTLMEPFLPFTAEKLRGFLNIDRIEWADMKDVVIPVGHQINKPELLFEKIEDATIQAQVDKLEATKVANELENRVATPVKENINFDDFMKMDIRIGTITEAEKVAKTKKLLKIKVDTGVDTRTVVSGIAEHYKPEEIIGKQVSVLMNLEPRKLKGIESQGMILMAEDADGKLSFVSPDQAIKPGSEIR, encoded by the coding sequence ATGACAAAATTTAACAGAACACTTGTTACTACTGCTCTTCCTTATGCGAATGGGCCGGTACATATTGGGCATTTAGCGGGCGTATACGTTCCTGCTGACATTTATGTGCGTTATATGCGTATGAAAGGTGAGGATGTGTTATTAATTGGAGGTTCGGACGAACACGGTGTACCTATTACAATTAAGGCTAAAAAAGAAGGTGTTACCCCACAAGATGTGGTTGATAAATACCATAATATAATTAAAGATTCTTTCGAAAAATTCGGAATTTCTTTTGACGTTTATTCAAGAACAAGTTCGAAGATACATCATGAAACAGCAACTGAATTCTTTGAGACTCTAAACGAAAAAGCTGAGTTCATTGAGAAATCATCGGAGCAATTTTACGATTCTGAGGCAAATCAATTTTTAGCTGACCGATATATTACAGGAACCTGTCCTCATTGTAAAAATGAGAAAGCTTATGGAGATCAGTGCGAAAGTTGTGGAACATCTTTAAATGCAACTGATCTGATTGATGCTCGATCAGCAATTACGGGAAATAAGCCACAGTTGAAAGAAACAAAGCACTGGTATTTGCCTCTTGATAAATATGAGCCCTTTTTAAAAGAGTGGATTCTAGAGGAGCATAAAGAATGGAAGCCAAATGTTTACGGACAGTGTAAGTCTTGGTTAGACAATGGTCTTCACCCAAGAGCAGTAACCCGTGATTTAAATTGGGGTGTACCTGTTCCCGTAGAGGGAGCTGACGGAAAAGTGCTTTACGTTTGGTTCGATGCACCTATTGGATATATCTCAGCAACTAAAGAGCATACGCCTGATTGGGAAAAGTATTGGAAAGCTGAGGATTCAAAAATGGTTCACTTTATTGGTAAGGATAATATCGTATTTCACTGTATCATTTTCCCAGCTATGCTTAAGGCTGAAGGTTCATATATTTTACCAGAGAATGTACCATCAAACGAGTTCTTAAATCTAGAAGGCGATAAAATTTCAACATCTAGAAATTGGGCAGTTTGGTTGCACGAGTACCTTGAAGAATTCCCTGAGAAACAAGATGTATTGCGTTACGTATTAACTGCAAATGCACCTGAAACTAAGGATAACGATTTTACTTGGAAAGATTTCCAGGCACGTAATAATAATGAGTTGGTTGCCATTTTTGGAAACTTTGTGAACCGTGCTTTGGTATTAACTCACAAGTATTTTGGAGGATTAGTTCCTGAGGCTGGTGAGTTGACTGACTTCGATAAAGAAACATTAGCTCAAATTCCTGTTCTTAAAGCTGAGGTTGAGAAGAATCTTGAAACATATCATTTTCGTGAGGCACTTAAAGTAGCTATGAATTTAGCTCGATTAGGTAATAAATACTTAGCCGATACAGAACCTTGGAAAGTGATTAAAACCGATGAGGCACGAGTTAAGACTATTCTAAATATCTCTTTACAGATTTCAGCGAACCTATCTACTTTGATGGAGCCATTCTTGCCATTTACAGCAGAGAAACTTCGTGGATTCCTTAATATAGATCGTATTGAGTGGGCAGATATGAAAGACGTTGTTATTCCTGTCGGACACCAGATTAATAAGCCGGAATTATTGTTTGAGAAAATTGAAGATGCAACGATTCAAGCTCAGGTTGATAAACTAGAAGCAACTAAAGTTGCCAATGAACTTGAAAATAGAGTTGCTACTCCGGTTAAAGAAAATATCAATTTCGACGATTTCATGAAAATGGATATTCGTATTGGTACGATTACCGAAGCTGAGAAGGTTGCTAAAACAAAGAAGCTTTTGAAAATCAAAGTTGATACAGGAGTTGATACGAGAACGGTTGTTTCAGGTATTGCAGAGCACTATAAGCCAGAAGAAATTATCGGAAAGCAAGTAAGTGTTTTGATGAATCTTGAGCCACGTAAGCTAAAGGGTATCGAATCGCAAGGTATGATTCTTATGGCTGAGGATGCTGATGGTAAGTTATCTTTCGTATCTCCAGATCAAGCAATAAAACCTGGTTCTGAGATTAGATAG
- a CDS encoding RNA polymerase sigma-70 factor → MKTLDQTFLKSLRNGNENSFKCLYNKYFDALYLFGHKYISSQDVVEDIIQESFVKVWEKRSSFYHEAALKAFLYKTVRNSCLNQIDHRKVRMTYENQSAKDIHDEDYFLKNVIDEEVRRIIAETVQKLPESARLIYLLGLKGLKNSEIAEDLDISINTVKTQKQRATKFLKENLKDLFIFLPFMV, encoded by the coding sequence ATGAAAACCCTGGATCAAACCTTTCTTAAATCCCTCAGGAATGGCAATGAAAATTCATTTAAGTGTTTGTATAACAAATATTTTGATGCACTTTATTTGTTTGGGCATAAATATATTTCTTCCCAAGATGTTGTAGAGGATATTATTCAGGAAAGTTTTGTTAAAGTTTGGGAAAAGAGATCTTCTTTTTATCACGAAGCAGCTTTAAAAGCATTTTTATATAAGACGGTTCGAAATTCTTGTTTGAATCAAATTGATCACCGAAAGGTTCGAATGACATATGAAAATCAATCTGCGAAAGACATTCATGATGAAGATTATTTTTTGAAGAATGTTATTGATGAAGAGGTAAGAAGGATTATAGCCGAAACAGTCCAAAAATTGCCAGAATCTGCAAGGTTAATTTATTTATTAGGTTTAAAAGGGCTAAAGAATTCTGAAATAGCAGAAGATTTAGACATTTCGATCAATACGGTTAAGACACAAAAACAAAGAGCAACGAAGTTTTTAAAGGAAAATCTGAAAGATCTTTTTATTTTCTTACCATTTATGGTTTAG
- a CDS encoding SPOR domain-containing protein, producing the protein MLDVSKYIKDLLFIHDCVILPGFGGFVANYKPADIDEEMNLGIPPSKSIGFNRNLSQNDGLLINRLSEAENLTYSEAEKSIQFFIEDLRVRIQRGEKVILDKIGCFYNDRRHNLLFEPSKELNYLVDAFGMERFSLPTLSPISDEKNHPVAIPQVKVRTLFTKKRLWYAAAAIPFILTVALLPMNSERNGSEASMISINEKKEITEKFVQLDPVVSPPEDLVAFEPKLTKKSKLEKTQKGRFYLISGSFTSIENAEILRQELISKSYPAVIIENKNLYSVAVNQFTNRAAADQFKKKVIAKNSKAFCWVLQK; encoded by the coding sequence ATGCTAGACGTATCGAAATATATTAAAGATCTATTGTTTATTCACGATTGTGTGATATTACCTGGTTTTGGTGGGTTTGTGGCCAACTATAAGCCAGCAGATATCGATGAAGAGATGAATCTTGGAATTCCTCCTTCTAAATCAATTGGATTTAACCGTAATTTATCTCAAAATGATGGTTTGCTGATTAATAGATTGTCTGAAGCTGAAAATTTGACTTATTCTGAAGCTGAAAAATCTATTCAGTTTTTTATTGAAGATCTTCGTGTTCGTATTCAGCGAGGCGAAAAGGTAATATTAGATAAGATTGGCTGTTTTTATAATGACAGAAGGCATAATTTACTATTCGAACCTTCGAAAGAATTAAATTATTTGGTTGATGCTTTTGGTATGGAACGCTTTTCTCTTCCAACTCTTTCACCAATAAGTGATGAGAAAAATCATCCTGTTGCCATACCTCAAGTAAAAGTTAGAACGCTTTTCACCAAGAAAAGACTTTGGTATGCGGCAGCTGCAATTCCATTTATATTAACAGTTGCATTACTTCCAATGAATTCGGAACGAAATGGTAGTGAGGCATCTATGATATCAATAAATGAAAAAAAGGAAATAACTGAAAAGTTTGTTCAATTGGATCCTGTTGTATCTCCTCCTGAAGATTTGGTTGCATTTGAGCCAAAATTGACGAAGAAGAGTAAGTTAGAAAAAACTCAAAAAGGAAGATTTTATTTGATTTCTGGGAGTTTTACTTCAATTGAGAATGCAGAGATATTGCGTCAGGAGTTAATCTCGAAATCTTATCCAGCAGTGATCATTGAAAACAAAAATTTATACTCGGTTGCGGTTAATCAATTTACAAATCGAGCAGCTGCAGATCAGTTTAAAAAGAAAGTAATTGCTAAGAATTCAAAAGCTTTTTGCTGGGTTCTTCAAAAATAA
- a CDS encoding MmcQ/YjbR family DNA-binding protein: MNIEELRDYCITKKGVTESFPFDEETLVFKVMNKMFLLTNINKELSMNVKCDPEKAIELREEYSSVLPGWHMNKKHWNTVNIDGSISDNQLKEWIDDSYDEVVRKMTKKMQAELLK; the protein is encoded by the coding sequence ATGAATATAGAAGAATTAAGAGATTACTGTATTACAAAGAAAGGCGTTACAGAAAGTTTCCCTTTCGATGAAGAAACGCTCGTTTTTAAAGTGATGAATAAAATGTTTTTGCTCACAAACATCAATAAAGAATTGAGCATGAACGTAAAATGTGATCCTGAAAAGGCCATTGAATTACGAGAGGAATACAGTTCTGTTTTACCAGGTTGGCATATGAATAAAAAACACTGGAATACGGTAAATATTGATGGTAGTATTTCAGATAATCAACTTAAAGAATGGATTGATGATTCTTATGACGAAGTAGTGCGTAAAATGACCAAGAAAATGCAAGCAGAATTATTGAAATAG
- the galE gene encoding UDP-glucose 4-epimerase GalE, translated as MDKQILVTGGTGYIGSHTVVELQNNGYHVIIADNLSNSKIEVLDGIEAISGIKPLFEKVDLSVREESIAFFKKHTNIGAIIHFAANKAVGESVEKPLMYYRNNINSLMNILDAMKDHNIPNLVFSSSCTVYGQPDKLPVTEETPRKPAESPYGNTKMISEDIIRDTINANPELKGIALRYFNPIGAHPTSKIGELPLGVPNNLIPFLTQTVAGMRAELSVFGSDYNTPDGSCIRDYINVVDLAKAHVISIERLLRDKQLNNYEFFNVGTGEGVSVLEIISSFERATGEKVPHKIIERRAGDVEQIYAETSNANKVLGWKSEATLDDTLLSAWNWQKSL; from the coding sequence ATGGATAAGCAAATACTTGTAACTGGAGGAACTGGATATATTGGATCGCATACTGTTGTAGAGCTTCAAAACAATGGATATCACGTTATTATCGCCGACAATCTTTCTAATTCTAAAATAGAAGTTCTTGATGGTATTGAAGCAATATCTGGAATTAAACCTCTTTTTGAGAAGGTAGATTTAAGCGTGAGAGAAGAAAGTATTGCATTTTTCAAAAAACATACAAATATTGGTGCTATTATACATTTTGCTGCCAATAAGGCTGTTGGTGAATCCGTTGAGAAACCATTGATGTATTACCGAAATAACATCAATTCTTTGATGAATATTTTAGATGCAATGAAGGATCACAACATCCCTAATTTGGTTTTCTCATCATCATGTACCGTTTATGGCCAGCCAGACAAATTGCCAGTAACGGAAGAAACGCCTCGAAAACCCGCAGAATCTCCATACGGAAATACAAAGATGATTAGTGAAGATATTATTCGCGATACGATAAATGCAAATCCAGAACTAAAAGGTATTGCCTTACGATATTTTAATCCTATTGGAGCTCATCCTACATCAAAAATTGGAGAACTACCATTAGGCGTTCCGAACAATCTTATTCCATTCTTAACACAAACAGTAGCAGGAATGCGTGCAGAACTTAGTGTATTTGGAAGTGATTACAATACGCCTGATGGATCTTGTATTCGTGATTACATTAATGTTGTTGATTTAGCAAAAGCGCATGTAATTTCCATTGAAAGATTGCTACGAGATAAACAATTAAACAATTATGAGTTTTTCAACGTTGGTACAGGCGAAGGCGTATCAGTATTAGAAATTATTAGCTCATTCGAACGTGCTACTGGCGAAAAAGTGCCACATAAAATCATTGAACGACGTGCAGGTGATGTAGAACAAATTTATGCTGAAACAAGCAATGCCAATAAAGTATTGGGTTGGAAATCGGAAGCTACACTTGATGACACTCTACTTTCAGCATGGAATTGGCAAAAAAGCCTTTAA
- a CDS encoding aminopeptidase C: protein MKRTLITLMLIAFCSVNMLWAQEKQEEKKFSTVVDVPTTEVRNQESTGTCWAFAGTSFIEAELIRLGAGNIDLSEMFTVRHAYSQKALRYFRLHGKGNFSEGGQAHDVLNVVKEFGFIPESAYSGNEYQSDFHIHREMVKSTKAMLDQIVKNPNRVITPVWEESVNGVLDTYMGKTPKTFTYEGTETTPAAYAEKLGFNTEDYIELTSYSHHPYYKEFNLEIPDNWSHDLYYNLPIDELMEVMDNALMNGYSVCWDGDVSEKGFSHRNGYAVLPASKTADMTDSEIAKWEKDVKKAEKKVSQKGKEPEVDQALRQLTFDNFETTDDHLMHLTGIVKDQKGTRYYKTKNSWSKTSNKMGGYLNMSEAYVRLKTVAIMVHKDAIPKEVKKKLGL, encoded by the coding sequence ATGAAAAGAACCTTAATTACCTTAATGCTAATTGCCTTTTGTAGTGTTAATATGCTATGGGCTCAAGAAAAGCAAGAAGAGAAAAAATTTAGCACTGTTGTAGATGTTCCTACAACTGAGGTTCGTAATCAGGAAAGTACCGGAACTTGCTGGGCATTTGCAGGAACTTCTTTCATTGAAGCAGAACTTATTCGTTTAGGTGCAGGCAATATTGATCTTTCTGAAATGTTTACTGTTCGTCATGCCTATTCTCAAAAAGCATTACGCTATTTCCGTTTACACGGGAAAGGTAATTTTAGCGAAGGTGGTCAAGCTCACGATGTTTTAAACGTAGTGAAAGAATTTGGATTCATTCCTGAATCAGCCTATTCTGGTAACGAATACCAAAGCGATTTTCACATCCACAGAGAAATGGTGAAGTCTACCAAAGCCATGTTAGATCAAATTGTTAAAAATCCTAATCGTGTGATAACTCCGGTTTGGGAAGAATCTGTTAACGGAGTTTTGGATACTTACATGGGCAAAACACCAAAAACATTTACCTATGAAGGAACTGAAACTACACCAGCAGCTTATGCTGAAAAATTAGGGTTTAACACTGAGGATTATATAGAATTAACTTCATATTCTCATCACCCATACTACAAAGAATTCAATCTTGAGATTCCAGATAACTGGTCTCACGACCTGTATTACAACCTTCCCATTGATGAGTTAATGGAAGTAATGGACAATGCATTAATGAATGGATATTCAGTTTGTTGGGATGGAGACGTAAGTGAGAAAGGTTTTTCTCATAGAAACGGATATGCTGTTTTACCTGCTAGTAAAACAGCGGATATGACAGATTCAGAGATTGCTAAATGGGAAAAGGATGTGAAAAAAGCTGAAAAGAAAGTAAGTCAAAAAGGAAAAGAGCCAGAGGTTGATCAGGCATTGCGTCAGCTTACTTTTGATAATTTTGAAACTACCGATGATCATCTAATGCACCTAACTGGTATTGTTAAAGATCAAAAGGGAACTCGTTACTACAAGACTAAGAATTCATGGTCAAAAACTTCGAATAAAATGGGAGGTTATTTGAATATGAGTGAAGCTTATGTTCGTTTAAAAACTGTAGCTATTATGGTTCATAAAGATGCTATTCCAAAAGAAGTTAAAAAGAAATTAGGTTTGTAG
- a CDS encoding FecR domain-containing protein, with translation MNNLPSGFKIADLIVKRLEGKLNAKEEQFLEEWKYAKEENLVLFHKLSQNPEKQYFERESKLESANKTEVWDKIQAKIRNDKRIRLKQILIKVAAVLVIVASVGGVLTSINKDVVYSEPLAIIPGKNQALLVLSDGEKYQLNEKVNLKEKGILISNSTEELVYKKSAKDELSNKLTYNTIIIPKGGEYKLTLSDGTKIWMNSNSKLRYPSEFGNGVRKVHLEGEAYFQVARDEKHPFIVDVTDAEVKVLGTSFNVNAYNEQEEIVTTLVEGKVEVNDEYRGIRQELLPNDQLSFNKLSGQTSKKVVDPHLFTAWKDGRIVFDNQSLDDLMLRLSRWYDIDVFFLSNSIKDLKYTGDVARYDTINKILEMIEVTEKVKFTIKDRSVMIEENKR, from the coding sequence ATGAATAATTTACCATCTGGATTTAAAATTGCAGACTTAATTGTGAAAAGGCTTGAGGGGAAGCTGAACGCAAAAGAAGAGCAGTTTTTGGAAGAATGGAAATACGCAAAAGAGGAAAATCTGGTACTCTTCCACAAGCTTTCTCAAAACCCAGAAAAACAATATTTTGAGAGAGAGTCTAAGCTCGAGAGTGCTAATAAAACTGAGGTTTGGGACAAAATACAAGCCAAAATTAGGAATGATAAGCGTATTCGCTTGAAGCAAATTTTAATAAAAGTTGCAGCTGTTTTAGTAATCGTTGCTAGCGTTGGAGGAGTTCTTACATCTATAAATAAAGATGTTGTTTATAGTGAACCTTTAGCAATAATACCTGGAAAAAACCAGGCACTTTTGGTATTGAGTGACGGGGAGAAATACCAACTGAACGAGAAAGTAAATTTGAAAGAGAAAGGTATTTTAATTTCAAATTCGACTGAAGAATTGGTTTATAAGAAATCAGCAAAAGATGAACTTTCTAACAAGCTTACCTATAATACCATAATAATTCCTAAAGGAGGAGAGTATAAGTTGACCTTATCTGATGGAACAAAAATTTGGATGAATTCGAATTCAAAATTGCGTTATCCATCTGAATTTGGAAACGGGGTTAGAAAAGTTCATTTGGAAGGAGAAGCTTATTTTCAAGTTGCTAGAGATGAGAAGCACCCTTTTATTGTAGATGTTACGGATGCTGAAGTGAAAGTTCTGGGAACTTCCTTTAACGTAAATGCTTACAATGAGCAAGAGGAAATTGTGACAACCTTGGTAGAAGGAAAGGTTGAGGTGAATGATGAATACCGAGGTATTCGTCAAGAATTACTTCCTAACGATCAGTTGAGTTTTAACAAGCTAAGTGGTCAAACATCAAAAAAAGTTGTTGATCCTCATTTGTTTACAGCATGGAAAGATGGGCGAATTGTATTTGATAATCAGAGCCTTGATGATTTGATGCTCCGACTTTCGAGATGGTATGATATTGATGTTTTCTTTCTTTCAAATTCGATTAAAGATCTAAAATATACTGGAGATGTAGCACGTTACGATACAATCAATAAAATTTTAGAGATGATTGAAGTAACAGAGAAAGTAAAATTTACAATAAAGGATCGTAGTGTTATGATCGAAGAAAATAAAAGATAA
- a CDS encoding response regulator has product MKDTGYAQKYKWKNKRILIVEDEEINNMFFDAALSRTESKLLWAKNGKEAVDIIESSEDIDVILMDIRLPIMDGCEATRRIKENHQEIPIIAQTAYALEGDKERILDAGCDDYLSKPIRFEELLATIDKYLAD; this is encoded by the coding sequence ATGAAAGATACAGGATACGCTCAAAAATACAAATGGAAAAATAAACGAATTCTGATTGTTGAAGATGAAGAAATCAACAACATGTTCTTTGATGCAGCACTTAGCAGAACGGAATCGAAATTACTATGGGCAAAAAATGGAAAAGAGGCGGTTGATATTATTGAGAGTTCAGAAGATATCGATGTTATTTTAATGGATATTCGTTTACCAATAATGGATGGTTGTGAAGCAACTCGTCGTATCAAAGAAAATCATCAAGAAATTCCAATAATTGCACAAACGGCCTATGCTCTAGAAGGGGATAAAGAACGCATATTAGATGCTGGATGTGATGATTACTTATCCAAACCTATTCGTTTTGAGGAACTTCTTGCTACAATTGACAAATATCTTGCAGATTAA
- a CDS encoding S66 peptidase family protein: protein MYQPAALIKGDKIGIVSPAGKMDPEKVGIAVQKLEDVGYKVVLGNHVFDEKDQFAGSDMDRLSDFQKMLDDPEIKAILCSRGGYGCVRILEHLDFDLFMRNPKWIIGYSDITVFHSYLNNILGVESLHATMPINFPAEGDDNKSVRSLINTISGDQEDYSISSHELNRIGQSEGELVGGNLSILYSLRGTVMDFETHGKILFIEDVGEELYHLDRMMRNLKIGGKLSELQALIVGGMSEMKVGNPNFGKSAYEIINEVVEHYNYPVVYDFPAGHIKENWTLPMGRFLKLNVSDQIVNFSWESSSENK from the coding sequence ATGTATCAGCCGGCTGCTTTAATTAAAGGAGATAAAATTGGGATTGTTTCTCCAGCAGGGAAAATGGATCCTGAAAAGGTAGGAATAGCCGTTCAGAAATTGGAAGATGTAGGCTACAAAGTGGTGTTGGGAAATCATGTCTTCGATGAAAAAGATCAATTCGCCGGTAGTGATATGGATCGCTTATCGGATTTTCAGAAAATGTTAGACGATCCAGAAATTAAGGCGATTCTATGTTCTAGAGGTGGATATGGTTGTGTGCGAATATTAGAACATTTAGATTTTGATTTGTTTATGCGTAATCCTAAATGGATTATTGGATATAGTGACATTACTGTGTTCCATAGCTATTTGAATAATATTTTAGGTGTCGAAAGTTTACATGCTACCATGCCAATCAATTTTCCTGCAGAAGGTGATGACAATAAATCTGTACGATCTTTAATTAATACCATATCAGGAGATCAAGAGGATTATTCAATCTCTTCGCATGAATTGAATAGAATTGGGCAAAGTGAAGGGGAATTGGTAGGAGGTAACCTATCCATCCTGTACAGTTTGCGTGGAACGGTTATGGATTTTGAAACACATGGTAAAATTCTTTTTATAGAAGATGTTGGTGAGGAATTGTATCATTTGGATCGAATGATGAGAAACCTAAAAATAGGTGGTAAACTCTCAGAATTACAAGCTTTGATTGTTGGAGGAATGAGTGAAATGAAAGTAGGTAATCCAAATTTTGGGAAATCTGCTTATGAAATTATCAACGAAGTGGTTGAGCATTACAATTATCCCGTTGTTTATGATTTTCCTGCAGGTCATATTAAAGAAAATTGGACTTTACCAATGGGTCGATTTTTAAAATTAAATGTAAGTGATCAAATCGTGAACTTTTCTTGGGAAAGTAGTTCTGAAAATAAATGA
- a CDS encoding YraN family protein: protein MAKHNELGKLGEDLAAKYLLKNGYKIIDRNWIYLKKELDIVALKENQLVVVEVKSRSTEYFEHPADAITLSKIKFLVRATQDYVDLKEMEYEVRFDVISVIKDGEKYKIEHIEDAFIAPVD from the coding sequence ATGGCAAAACACAACGAATTAGGAAAGCTTGGAGAAGATCTTGCAGCAAAATATTTGCTTAAAAATGGATATAAGATTATAGATCGAAACTGGATTTATTTGAAAAAAGAACTAGATATAGTTGCTTTAAAAGAGAATCAATTGGTTGTGGTGGAAGTCAAATCAAGATCCACAGAATATTTTGAGCATCCAGCAGATGCAATTACTTTATCGAAGATCAAGTTTTTGGTAAGAGCAACACAAGATTATGTTGATTTAAAGGAAATGGAATACGAAGTCCGATTTGATGTTATTAGTGTGATTAAAGATGGTGAAAAGTATAAAATAGAGCACATCGAAGATGCATTTATTGCACCTGTTGATTAA